One window of Perca flavescens isolate YP-PL-M2 chromosome 15, PFLA_1.0, whole genome shotgun sequence genomic DNA carries:
- the LOC114570185 gene encoding ectonucleotide pyrophosphatase/phosphodiesterase family member 7 produces the protein MLWIASLWLLWASSILGAPVNKQRQKVLLISFDGFRWDYDRDVDTPNLDKMAKDGVKALYVTPPYLTITSPTHFTLLTGRYIENHGVIHNMWFNTTTTEKMPYYQTLFINEWWDNGTLPIWITAQRQGLKAGSLHFPGTASSYQGQVAMVREWEPPLYNYKNETTWRENTDKVMGWFRDQDLDFISFYFGEPDGTGHRYGPDSPERQEMVKQVDRTVGYIRQSAEQHGLSGHLNIIITADHGMSTVYRNGLVEEITLTKIPGFSFGDLSFHLVDYGPSGMLLPKPGMLEKVYNALKGAHPHLHVFKKEEMPERLHFAKNDRILPIILWADPGYVINGYFPVQFNKGEHGFDNEDMEMKPFFRAVGPAFHKNLEVGPFETVNIYPLMCHILGIQPEVNDGHLNATKHMLVTSATTRDKNMNLLQNVFTGLAAVAGFLVVVFIVMTSHKILKNKRKNKRYRVN, from the exons ATGCTGTGGATTGCAAGTCTCTGGCTCCTCTGGGCCTCGTCCATCCTCGGAGCTCCGgtaaacaaacagagacagaaggtGCTGCTGATCTCCTTTGATGGATTCCGGTGGGATTACGACCGTGATGTGGACACACCGAACCTCGACAAAATGGCCAAGGATGGAGTCAAAGCCCTGTATGTCACACCTCCTTACCTCACTATTACCAGTCCTACACACTTCACCCTCTTGACAG GCCGCTACATCGAGAATCACGGCGTAATCCACAACATGTGGTTCAACACAACCACCACTGAGAAGATGCCTTACTATCAGACTCTGTTTATAAATGAGTGGTGGGACAATGGCACTCTGCCTATCTGGATCACAGCGCAGAGACAG GGCCTAAAAGCTGGCTCTCTTCACTTTCCTGGCACGGCTTCCAGTTACCAGGGACAGGTTGCTATGGTGCGGGAGTGGGAGCCACCGCTATACAACTACAAAAACGAGACCACTTGGCGAGAGAACACAGACAAGGTGATGGGCTGGTTCAGAGACCAGGATCTGGACTTCATCTCCTTTTACTTTGGTGAGCCAGACGGCACAGGACACAGATACGGCCCCGACTCCCCGGAGCGCCAGGAGATGGTCAAGCAAGTGGACCGAACGGTGGGCTACATTCGACAGTCAGCTGAACAACACGGGCTGAGCGGCCACCTGAACATCATCATCACAGCAGACCACGGAATGAGCACGGTGTACCGAAATGGTCTTGTGGAAGAGATCACCCTGACCAAGATCCCGGGCTTCTCGTTTGGGGACCTGTCCTTTCACCTGGTGGACTATGGCCCTTCTGGGATGCTGTTGCCGAAGCCGGGCATGCTGGAGAAGGTTTACAACGCCTTGAAGGGGGCCCATCCACACCTCCATGTGTTCAAGAAGGAGGAGATGCCAGAGAGGCTCCACTTCGCCAAAAATGATCGTATCCTCCCCATCATTTTATGGGCCGACCCTGGATATGTAATCAACGGG TATTTTCCGGTCCAGTTCAACAAGGGTGAGCACGGCTTTGACAACGAAGACATGGAAATGAAGCCCTTCTTCAGGGCAGTGGGTCCAGCATTTCACAAGAACCTGGAGGTGGGGCCCTTTGAGACAGTGAACATCTACCCCTTGATGTGTCATATCTTGGGCATCCAACCAGAGGTCAACGACGGCCACCTGAATGCCACCAAACACATGCTAGTTACTAGCGCTACTACTCGGG ataaaaatatgaatttacTGCAAAATGTCTTTACCGGACTGGCTGCAGTGGCTGGATTTCTTGTTGTAGTTTTTATAGTGATGACGTCCCACAAAATACTCAAGAACAAACGCAAGAATAAAAGGTACAGAGTCaattaa
- the cbx2 gene encoding chromobox protein homolog 2: MEELSAVGEQVFDAECILNKRLRKGKLEFLVKWRGWSSKHNSWEPQENILDPRLLAAFNKKEQEKELLMRKKGKRPRGRPRKILENVPEAPKSSSSSSGSSSASSDSSSSCSSSSSSSDDDDDDDDDDNGHAKKASPGVRTRDLHPVPQKKAQIVVAKQEPPKKRSRKPQSTEAKEFPQNKGPRKILKSSKDTDLPGAIKKPVHPASFTFMGFPRGLPRDTLGGQNRSPLTQGGAVKNSVSTVGSCRSVQPASPSLNKSSQSRNVAEGKLSISSMSSGTSLDLKAATGKSKGVAALNLNASKHLVQGSTQHTLSSPNGQKKPQAPVSTMQRIPITKAVASLPSKNASSNQGSGPQPLNLQNKLVQSNDAPGNGTTPTSGLRNATNPARKTTVSQNQEYNSPKSPATPGRLQARKSQPGADKAREATEIQTPRVQGRLDKSSVQKSSTEVQSQQERSASKDKKAKMNDMSTGEEESSSDSDQDPSYVGQDRSVAVQNQDWKPTRSKLEHVFVTDVTANLVTVTVKESPTSVGFFSIRNY, from the exons ATGGAGGAGCTGAGCGCCGTGGGAGAGCAGGTTTTTGATGCGGAATGCATTTTAAACAAACGGCTGAGAAAG GGAAAGTTGGAGTTTCTGGTGAAGTGGAGGGGGTGGTCTTCTAA ACACAACAGCTGGGAGCCCCAAGAAAACATCCTTGACCCAAGACTTTTGGCTGCATTCAACAAAAA agaGCAAGAAAAAGAGCTTCTAATGCGCAAGAAAGGGAAAAGGCCGAGGGGACGACCACGGAAAATCCTA GAAAATGTGCCTGAAGCTCCAAAGTCAAGCAGCTCTTCATCTGGCTCGTCATCAGCGTCCTCCGATTCCTCCTCCTCgtgctcctcctcttcatcctcgtcagacgacgatgatgatgacgatgacgaCGACAACGGCCACGCTAAAAAGGCATCCCCGGGTGTCAGAACGCGAGACCTTCACCCTGTCCCTCAGAAGAAGGCACAGATTGTTGTCGCAAAACAGGAGCCCCCAAAGAAGCGAAGCAGGAAACCTCAGTCCACTGAAGCCAAGGAATTTCCACAGAACAAGGGCCCTCGCAAAATCCTTAAGTCATCCAAAGATACTGATCTTCCGGGGGCGATCAAGAAACCCGTTCACCCAGCGAGCTTCACCTTCATGGGTTTCCCTCGGGGCTTGCCTCGGGATACATTGGGTGGTCAGAACAGGAGCCCTCTGACCCAGGGCGGGGCTGTTAAAAACTCTGTGAGCACCGTGGGATCCTGCAGGTCGGTCCAGCCTGCCTCCCCCTCCCTGAACAAATCCAGCCAGAGCAGGAATGTTGCTGAGGGTAAACTGTCCATCTCCAGTATGAGCAGCGGGACAAGTCTGGATTTGAAAGCAGCTACTGGTAAATCAAAAGGGGTAGCGGCGTTGAATCTGAATGCATCCAAACACCTCGTTCAAGGAAGCACTCAGCATACACTAAGCTCCCCCAATGGACAAAAGAAACCCCAGGCCCCCGTGTCAACAATGCAGCGGATACCCATTACTAAAGCAGTGGCTTCCTTACCATCGAAAAATGCCTCCTCCAATCAAGGTTCTGGCCCTCAGCCACTCAACCTTCAGAACAAACTGGTGCAAAGCAACGATGCTCCTGGAAATGGCACTACTCCAACGTCAGGCCTGAGAAATGCAACAAACCCAGCAAGGAAAACCACCGTCTCCCAGAATCAGGAATACAATTCGCCTAAGAGTCCAGCAACCCCTGGAAGACTTCAGGCCAGAAAGAGCCAGCCTGGAGCAGACAAGGCCAGGGAGGCGACCGAAATCCAGACCCCCAGAGTCCAAGGCAGGCTGGACAAGAGCAGTGTGCAGAAATCCTCCACCGAGGTCCAGAGCCAGCAAGAGAGATCGGCCTCCAAAGACAAGAAAGCCAAAATGAATGACATGAGCACAGGCGAAGAGGAGAGCAGCTCCGACTCGGACCAGGATCCTTCCTACGTTGGACAGGATCGCTCTGTGGCGGTCCAGAACCAGGACTGGAAGCCCACACGTAGTAAGTTAGAACATGTGTTTGTAACGGATGTCACTGCTAATCTAGTTACTGTCACAGTCAAGGAGTCGCCGACCAGTGTGGGCTTCTTCAGCATTCGCAACTACTGA